The following are from one region of the Gloeocapsopsis sp. IPPAS B-1203 genome:
- a CDS encoding P-loop NTPase family protein: MVAQLENPALNSTCSSLYPVEGLVQVFTCSHRSFFTNVMAQALRIAGQGTPVLVVQFLKGGINQGHKHPTRLGQHLDWIRCDLPRYIDTPQLDEAENQSLHQLWQHTQQVVLEGKYSLVVLDELSLAINFGLIALEEVLALLEQRPSHVDIILTGPEMPQPLLDVADQITQVRRSDRP, translated from the coding sequence ATGGTTGCCCAGCTTGAAAATCCAGCCTTAAATTCAACTTGCAGTTCACTTTATCCAGTTGAAGGGTTGGTGCAAGTATTTACTTGTTCGCACCGCAGTTTTTTTACGAACGTGATGGCACAAGCTTTGCGAATTGCTGGACAAGGAACCCCAGTTCTGGTAGTGCAGTTCCTCAAAGGCGGGATTAATCAAGGACACAAACATCCAACGCGGTTAGGACAGCATTTAGATTGGATTCGCTGCGACTTACCACGCTATATTGATACACCACAATTAGATGAGGCTGAAAACCAATCGTTGCATCAATTGTGGCAACATACACAGCAAGTTGTCTTAGAGGGCAAATATTCTTTAGTCGTCTTAGATGAACTAAGTTTGGCGATTAACTTCGGATTGATTGCGTTAGAAGAAGTCTTAGCTTTATTAGAGCAACGCCCTAGTCATGTAGACATTATTCTCACAGGACCCGAAATGCCGCAACCGCTGCTTGATGTTGCCGATCAAATTACTCAAGTACGCAGAAGCGATCGCCCATAA
- the dcd gene encoding dCTP deaminase, protein MAQKGMIAPFEPTLIRQLQEDTLARPVISYGLSSYGYDIRLSPVEFRIFRHIPGTIIDPKNFNPQNLEPTQLHTDSHGSYFILPAHSYGLGVALERLAVPENITVICIGKSTYARCGIIANLTPAEAAWRGHLTLEFSNSSSADCRIYASEGVVQLLFLEGEPCATSYETRKGKYQDQPQVVTLAKV, encoded by the coding sequence ATGGCGCAAAAGGGTATGATTGCACCTTTTGAGCCTACTTTAATTCGCCAATTACAAGAAGATACACTGGCAAGACCTGTGATTAGCTATGGTCTATCTTCCTACGGTTACGATATTCGACTTTCACCAGTCGAGTTCCGTATTTTTCGCCATATTCCTGGAACAATCATCGATCCTAAAAATTTTAACCCGCAGAATTTAGAGCCAACGCAACTGCATACAGATAGTCATGGCAGTTATTTTATTTTGCCTGCACACTCGTATGGTTTAGGAGTTGCACTAGAAAGATTAGCAGTTCCAGAGAATATTACAGTCATCTGCATAGGTAAAAGTACTTATGCGCGTTGTGGCATTATAGCCAATCTAACTCCCGCCGAAGCGGCATGGCGCGGTCATTTGACTTTAGAATTTTCCAATTCTTCAAGTGCAGATTGTCGTATTTATGCATCAGAAGGTGTAGTACAATTACTCTTTTTAGAGGGAGAACCCTGCGCGACAAGCTATGAAACTCGCAAAGGTAAATATCAAGACCAGCCTCAAGTTGTAACATTAGCTAAAGTGTGA
- a CDS encoding TIGR04282 family arsenosugar biosynthesis glycosyltransferase encodes MSSINSVPEHLIVFTRYPEPGKAKTRLIPVLGATAAAQLQRQMTEHTLLQVSKCDRSLTVEVRFADGNLELMQQWLGHSLDYQPQGEGDLGEKIKSALSAAFARGSQRVVTIGTDCPGVTAELLATAFHQLHEYDLVLGPAIDGGYYLIGVNRLIAELFNGISWGSSEVLQQTQAIAQKLNLSVVMLPPLADIDRPEDLVVWEQIARQTSDSRGQRAEV; translated from the coding sequence GTGAGTTCTATAAATTCAGTTCCAGAACATTTAATTGTATTTACGCGCTATCCAGAGCCAGGAAAAGCAAAAACAAGATTAATCCCAGTATTAGGAGCTACAGCAGCAGCCCAGTTACAACGGCAAATGACTGAGCATACACTTTTACAAGTCAGCAAATGCGATCGCTCGCTAACAGTAGAAGTGCGTTTTGCTGATGGTAATTTAGAATTAATGCAACAATGGCTAGGTCATTCTCTTGACTATCAACCTCAAGGCGAAGGTGACTTAGGTGAAAAAATCAAGAGTGCTTTATCTGCGGCTTTTGCGCGTGGTAGTCAACGAGTTGTGACTATTGGCACTGATTGTCCTGGTGTAACCGCAGAGTTACTTGCAACGGCTTTTCATCAATTGCATGAATACGATCTAGTTCTTGGTCCAGCAATCGATGGTGGATATTATTTAATTGGTGTTAATCGGCTGATTGCAGAACTTTTTAATGGTATTTCTTGGGGAAGTAGTGAGGTTTTGCAACAAACACAAGCGATCGCCCAAAAGCTGAACTTATCGGTTGTCATGCTTCCTCCTTTAGCAGATATTGATCGCCCTGAAGATTTAGTCGTGTGGGAGCAAATTGCTCGTCAAACTTCAGATAGTAGGGGTCAGAGAGCCGAGGTCTGA
- a CDS encoding AraC family transcriptional regulator, whose amino-acid sequence MANHLGNILKIKSKSRHHVVQAPAKQEKIKFWREQVALSHLELLHARYITHSFSRHAHDTFAIGVIEQGAEAFSYQGEKHVAPTGSVVVINPGEVHTGSAASLDIGWTYRMLYPDVKLLQQATSDAQQTSNPYFPIAVIQDCQLARWILQLHHTLEKQTCTLEKDSCVLWTFAQLVTRHSGKRPIWSSVSQEPHAVQRVREYLEAQYAENISLDAIARVANLSPFYLIRTFRKCTGLPPHEYLTQIRIARAKTLLAQGCAISQVAHNTGFADQSHLTRHFKRITGVTPGQYQYRGQ is encoded by the coding sequence TTGGCGAACCATTTAGGAAATATCCTCAAGATTAAATCCAAGTCAAGGCATCACGTTGTGCAAGCACCTGCCAAGCAGGAGAAAATCAAATTTTGGCGCGAGCAAGTAGCACTAAGTCATCTAGAATTACTGCACGCCAGATATATCACGCATTCCTTTTCTAGACACGCGCATGATACGTTTGCTATTGGTGTAATTGAGCAAGGTGCAGAGGCGTTTAGTTATCAGGGAGAGAAACACGTTGCTCCTACAGGTAGTGTAGTTGTTATCAATCCTGGGGAAGTTCATACGGGTAGTGCTGCAAGTCTTGATATTGGTTGGACTTATCGGATGTTGTATCCAGATGTCAAACTTTTACAACAAGCTACCTCGGATGCGCAACAAACCTCAAATCCTTACTTTCCGATCGCCGTCATTCAAGATTGTCAACTAGCGCGATGGATTCTCCAATTACATCACACTTTAGAAAAACAGACTTGCACTTTAGAAAAAGACTCTTGCGTATTGTGGACATTCGCACAATTGGTGACACGCCACTCAGGAAAACGCCCAATATGGAGTAGTGTAAGTCAAGAACCTCATGCTGTACAGCGAGTGCGAGAATACTTAGAAGCACAGTACGCAGAAAATATTTCCTTAGATGCGATCGCCCGCGTTGCTAACTTGAGTCCGTTTTACTTAATTCGCACGTTTCGCAAGTGTACTGGTTTACCACCCCACGAATATTTAACACAGATCCGCATTGCGCGTGCCAAAACACTCTTAGCGCAAGGATGTGCGATTTCCCAAGTAGCCCACAACACAGGTTTTGCCGATCAAAGTCATTTAACACGACACTTCAAACGCATCACAGGTGTCACACCAGGGCAATATCAGTATAGAGGGCAATAA
- a CDS encoding AzlC family ABC transporter permease, with product MQEFLKGINRALGVGVGYVPIAISFGALATRSGLSDAAAVLMSVWVYAGAAQFAALEGIRQNLPWFSIVLTMLLMNLRHIPMSLAINPIFNRFDRKQQLFLAHGLTDEAFALDVSHKPQSWHYYTGIHLFCWLSWILGTWIGCQLGQQIPAQWLQFALPSLFICLLIDSINWNQQTLLTILTGIVLVLTLQNISTLGILVSILGVAAVATLQKSS from the coding sequence ATGCAAGAATTTCTCAAAGGGATCAATCGTGCATTAGGAGTTGGTGTAGGATATGTCCCAATTGCAATTAGTTTTGGGGCGTTAGCAACGCGATCGGGGCTTTCGGATGCTGCGGCTGTACTCATGTCTGTTTGGGTGTATGCTGGTGCGGCGCAATTTGCTGCACTTGAAGGAATTAGACAAAATCTTCCTTGGTTCAGTATTGTCCTCACAATGCTGCTGATGAACCTACGGCATATTCCCATGAGTTTAGCAATTAACCCTATTTTCAATCGATTTGACCGCAAACAGCAGCTATTTCTGGCACATGGACTCACAGATGAAGCCTTTGCCTTAGATGTCTCCCACAAACCCCAATCGTGGCATTATTACACTGGCATTCACCTGTTTTGCTGGCTTTCCTGGATTCTCGGCACATGGATCGGCTGTCAACTAGGACAACAAATCCCAGCGCAATGGTTACAGTTCGCCCTCCCCAGCTTGTTTATTTGCCTGCTCATCGATAGCATCAATTGGAATCAACAAACACTTCTCACAATTCTCACAGGTATTGTCCTAGTATTAACACTCCAAAACATCAGTACCCTCGGTATTCTCGTATCCATCCTTGGAGTCGCAGCCGTAGCAACATTACAAAAATCCTCTTAA
- a CDS encoding class I SAM-dependent methyltransferase → MRCPRCLQNVNETIQRCQCGFALDDVTSADLKDWFAEIKQILENAYTAAPTPWQQSGKSGTFEEWTRLRVANIAAVNQPGKYLDIGCANGYLLECLVAWSRLKGIELTPYGLDYSVKLVALAQERLSTYADNIYVGNAWNWTPHQRFDYVRTELNYVPRNYQKRFVERLIAEFVAKDGRLIISQYRSRCDDLRQGWIDCDLVGWGFEVIEIHSGYSEGGLELCRVAVLQP, encoded by the coding sequence ATGCGTTGCCCTCGATGTTTACAAAACGTCAACGAAACAATTCAACGCTGTCAGTGTGGGTTTGCGCTTGATGATGTAACATCAGCAGATTTAAAAGATTGGTTTGCCGAAATAAAACAAATCTTAGAAAATGCGTATACTGCTGCACCGACACCCTGGCAGCAATCGGGTAAAAGCGGCACATTTGAGGAGTGGACAAGACTTCGTGTGGCAAACATAGCAGCAGTGAATCAACCAGGCAAGTATCTTGATATTGGTTGCGCCAATGGATACTTGCTAGAGTGTCTAGTTGCATGGTCGCGGCTGAAGGGAATTGAGTTAACACCGTACGGTCTAGACTATTCAGTAAAACTAGTTGCCTTAGCTCAGGAACGTCTATCAACTTATGCTGATAACATTTATGTCGGTAATGCTTGGAATTGGACTCCACATCAACGCTTTGACTACGTGCGAACTGAACTGAATTATGTACCGCGTAATTATCAAAAACGTTTTGTTGAGCGATTGATAGCGGAGTTTGTTGCTAAGGATGGTCGGTTGATCATTTCACAATACCGCAGCCGCTGTGATGATTTGAGGCAAGGCTGGATTGATTGTGATTTAGTCGGGTGGGGTTTTGAAGTTATTGAGATTCATTCGGGTTATAGCGAAGGTGGTTTAGAATTATGTCGTGTAGCGGTTTTGCAGCCGTAA
- a CDS encoding FHA domain-containing protein, translating to MITLILLHPLHSTPIQHWTFAEESVICVGRATDNNVVLYSAVVSRKHIELRCTNGDWEIISLGANGTFIDDRRITKMPVRDGVTVRLAQSGPQIQIRLGVVSTPIKETKKPVSQPKPKAAPFREQTSTRDTAIETIFGEPLEFPAATPKDPSKETVIGEPFRKYPQD from the coding sequence GTGATTACACTCATTCTCCTACACCCGCTGCATTCGACCCCGATTCAACATTGGACATTTGCCGAAGAATCTGTTATTTGCGTAGGACGTGCCACTGATAATAATGTTGTGTTATACAGCGCGGTTGTCTCTCGCAAACATATTGAGTTACGTTGCACTAATGGCGACTGGGAAATTATTAGCTTGGGTGCAAATGGCACTTTTATTGACGATAGACGCATTACAAAAATGCCAGTGAGAGATGGCGTAACAGTTCGTTTAGCACAATCAGGGCCACAAATTCAAATTCGCTTAGGAGTTGTTTCTACACCGATAAAAGAAACAAAAAAACCTGTATCGCAACCAAAACCGAAAGCTGCGCCGTTTAGAGAGCAAACTTCAACCCGTGATACGGCAATCGAGACGATTTTTGGCGAACCCTTAGAATTTCCAGCCGCGACACCAAAAGATCCATCAAAAGAAACCGTGATTGGCGAACCATTTAGGAAATATCCTCAAGATTAA
- a CDS encoding FHA domain-containing protein: MIVCPNCNHSNPDGAQTCEACYTPLPATASCPNCGATVQTDASFCGQCGFNLKASRATEEIFAGEISTDVGNEIPELETPEPLVEPQRLVISAQPSAETSSQSYLVEPVETPTSQSETSPDAATPSPTTPVSNVELISTTPNSSSTGSSKTQLQQQTIKLLHVQTDTNIELPQNLAVIHIGKPNDKIPPDIDVSGFPNSEIVSRIHADIRIEGDAYFVEDVGSSNGTYINSKPLQPGDRHRLRAGDRIALGKGDLVTFLFQIS; encoded by the coding sequence ATGATTGTCTGTCCTAACTGTAATCACTCCAACCCCGACGGAGCGCAAACGTGCGAGGCTTGCTATACTCCTTTACCTGCTACCGCAAGTTGTCCTAATTGTGGAGCAACGGTACAAACAGACGCAAGTTTCTGCGGTCAATGTGGTTTTAACTTAAAAGCAAGTCGAGCAACAGAAGAAATTTTCGCAGGTGAGATCAGTACGGATGTTGGCAATGAAATTCCAGAATTAGAAACTCCTGAGCCACTTGTAGAACCACAGCGCTTGGTAATTAGTGCACAACCAAGTGCAGAAACATCAAGTCAGAGTTACTTAGTAGAACCAGTAGAAACACCGACATCACAATCAGAAACATCACCAGATGCAGCTACTCCATCACCTACGACTCCTGTAAGTAATGTGGAGCTTATTAGCACAACCCCAAATTCATCATCTACAGGTAGTTCCAAAACCCAATTACAGCAGCAAACAATAAAATTGTTGCACGTTCAAACAGATACAAACATAGAATTGCCGCAAAATTTGGCTGTGATTCACATTGGTAAGCCCAATGACAAAATTCCTCCAGATATTGATGTGTCTGGATTTCCCAATTCAGAGATAGTCTCGCGAATTCATGCGGATATTCGCATTGAAGGAGATGCCTACTTTGTTGAAGATGTCGGCAGTTCTAATGGAACTTATATCAACAGTAAACCACTGCAACCAGGCGATCGCCATCGATTGCGTGCAGGCGATCGCATTGCCCTCGGTAAGGGAGACTTGGTTACTTTCTTATTTCAAATATCCTAA
- the pgl gene encoding 6-phosphogluconolactonase has translation MKIEVLSDKPALIERSLHLTVTKMTHAIAERGMCTIALSGGSTPKPLYEAIAAQQLPWDKIHVFWGDERYVPPNDPNSNQLMARQAWLDRVNLPEENIHPIPTNEVEPAVAASKYEEHLQTLFQTSGGEFPQFDIILLGMGDDGHTASLFPHTEALQASGLIAVGNKQNEPRITFTVPLINHARCVMFVVAGADKKSALAQVFATDADDFSYPSRLIQPQGELWWLLDRDAGEELQVSTAAES, from the coding sequence ATGAAAATTGAAGTTTTATCAGATAAACCAGCATTAATTGAGCGATCGCTGCATTTAACTGTCACTAAGATGACTCATGCGATCGCCGAGCGTGGGATGTGTACAATTGCGTTATCTGGAGGAAGTACACCTAAGCCTTTGTATGAGGCGATCGCCGCGCAACAGCTACCTTGGGATAAAATTCACGTATTCTGGGGCGATGAACGTTATGTGCCACCAAATGACCCTAATAGCAATCAACTCATGGCACGCCAAGCTTGGTTGGATCGCGTTAATCTTCCTGAAGAAAACATTCACCCAATTCCTACAAATGAAGTTGAACCGGCAGTCGCTGCCAGCAAGTATGAAGAACATCTCCAAACGCTCTTTCAAACCAGTGGTGGGGAGTTTCCCCAGTTTGATATTATTTTGCTAGGTATGGGAGACGATGGACATACTGCGTCTTTGTTTCCGCACACTGAGGCATTGCAAGCAAGCGGCTTGATAGCCGTTGGCAACAAGCAGAATGAACCCCGAATTACATTTACAGTGCCGTTGATTAATCACGCACGATGTGTGATGTTTGTAGTTGCTGGTGCAGACAAAAAATCTGCTTTAGCGCAAGTGTTTGCAACTGATGCTGACGACTTTAGTTATCCTAGCCGCTTAATTCAACCCCAAGGAGAATTATGGTGGCTACTCGATCGAGATGCGGGGGAAGAGTTACAGGTTTCTACTGCTGCTGAATCCTAA
- a CDS encoding AzlD domain-containing protein: MNIWIIILLSGLGTYLMRSVGIWATKPMQFWLHHIPFAVILVMAISGVVDLSQTPRQTLSAIAATVIVIIASVCKLPLVFRIVIGCLVFGAIAA; this comes from the coding sequence ATGAACATCTGGATCATCATTCTACTATCTGGCTTAGGTACATACTTAATGCGTAGCGTCGGTATTTGGGCAACAAAACCAATGCAATTTTGGCTGCATCATATTCCCTTCGCCGTGATTTTAGTTATGGCAATTAGTGGTGTCGTTGATTTGAGTCAAACACCACGACAAACATTGAGTGCGATCGCGGCAACCGTCATTGTCATCATCGCCAGTGTCTGCAAACTACCACTCGTTTTCCGGATTGTAATAGGTTGTCTTGTGTTTGGAGCAATCGCAGCATAG
- the rph gene encoding ribonuclease PH, translating into MSWQRPDNRQSHQMRPHSFELGFTRFAAASVLAKCGDTQILCNVSIQPGVPRFLTDTGRGWLTAEYRMLPGATPQRQEREFMRLSGRTQEIQRLIGRSLRAALDFEALGERTVTVDADVLQADAGTRTTAISGGFVALAHAMDRLLQQGVLTRSPIVHQIAAVSVGLLQGEPFLDLNYVEDVAAEVDFNVVMNENLGIIEVQGTAESGTFSRTQMNQIMDFAEKGIQELLEAQRQALGGVEF; encoded by the coding sequence ATGTCCTGGCAACGTCCAGATAATCGACAATCTCACCAAATGCGTCCTCATAGCTTTGAGCTTGGCTTTACACGCTTCGCGGCTGCATCAGTACTAGCTAAATGCGGCGACACTCAAATCTTATGTAACGTTTCAATTCAGCCAGGAGTCCCCAGATTTTTAACCGACACAGGACGAGGGTGGTTAACCGCAGAATATCGAATGCTACCTGGTGCAACTCCCCAACGGCAAGAACGAGAATTTATGCGACTCTCAGGACGTACTCAAGAAATTCAACGATTGATTGGACGCAGCTTACGCGCTGCACTCGATTTTGAAGCCTTGGGAGAACGGACAGTTACAGTTGATGCAGATGTGTTGCAAGCAGATGCTGGGACTCGTACCACGGCAATTAGTGGCGGGTTTGTTGCTTTGGCACACGCGATGGATAGGTTATTACAACAAGGAGTTTTAACGCGATCGCCAATTGTTCATCAGATAGCTGCGGTTTCGGTAGGATTGTTGCAAGGTGAGCCTTTCTTAGATTTAAATTATGTTGAAGACGTCGCCGCCGAAGTTGATTTCAATGTTGTCATGAACGAAAATCTCGGCATCATCGAAGTTCAAGGAACCGCAGAATCAGGAACTTTTAGTCGTACCCAAATGAATCAAATTATGGACTTTGCAGAAAAAGGAATTCAGGAATTATTAGAAGCTCAACGTCAAGCACTTGGTGGTGTGGAATTCTAA
- a CDS encoding thymidylate synthase, giving the protein MAGTTQIYQYKPLYKPNQLLYGTGQTAVVTGWTMKQAIAKKLHPHEYAAIGQLYSPTRGISFLIRNLLANPHVRFLVVLNATKEDRNAGAGMCLLDFFRYGFEKGYSDTGRETWVIRSKITGYIDIEIAAEALEKLRQSIEWQEAFSINEAVSHVQTYASKDVEPWGTFLEFPITEVEPTVLPGVRYGHRIEGKTIAETWVKIIHRIKTTGTIRPTGYDGQWQELIDLLAIVTDEPEDFYFPEPNYLPCSKNFIQEYISQILDDAPYQEGVKYTYGQRLRSHFGRDQIEQVIQKLIADIDSARAVMSLWDVEDHEDNSSPPCLNHIWVRIVENELALTATFRSNDMFSAWAANAMGLRALQQHIRNEIAHRSEHNLHMGPLITISQSAHIYSDCWENAEQVIQTQYPKIYQQRDYTDPAGSFVINIQNDQIVVEHMTPGTGEVVNCYFGKSATQLYRQIAAACPGLQVEHAMYLGTELQKAQMALSLQQDYQQDKPFILVTSYK; this is encoded by the coding sequence ATGGCAGGAACTACACAAATTTATCAGTACAAACCACTGTATAAGCCTAACCAATTGCTTTATGGTACTGGGCAAACCGCAGTTGTAACAGGATGGACAATGAAACAGGCGATCGCCAAAAAACTCCATCCCCACGAATATGCTGCGATCGGACAGTTGTATTCTCCTACGCGGGGTATTAGTTTCCTGATTCGCAATTTACTCGCCAACCCTCATGTCCGCTTTTTGGTGGTACTAAACGCTACAAAAGAAGACAGAAACGCTGGTGCGGGAATGTGTCTATTAGACTTTTTTCGGTATGGATTCGAGAAAGGTTATAGCGATACTGGGCGCGAAACTTGGGTAATTCGCTCTAAAATTACGGGTTATATTGATATTGAAATTGCAGCGGAAGCCCTCGAAAAATTACGACAATCTATTGAATGGCAAGAGGCTTTTTCAATTAATGAAGCTGTATCTCACGTACAGACTTACGCTTCAAAAGATGTAGAACCGTGGGGAACATTTTTAGAATTTCCGATTACTGAAGTTGAACCCACTGTTTTACCAGGAGTGCGTTACGGTCATCGAATTGAAGGAAAAACGATTGCTGAAACTTGGGTAAAAATTATTCATCGCATCAAAACGACTGGTACAATTCGCCCCACAGGTTACGATGGGCAATGGCAAGAATTAATTGATTTGCTGGCGATCGTCACCGACGAACCCGAAGATTTCTATTTTCCTGAACCGAATTATTTACCATGTAGTAAAAATTTTATTCAAGAATATATATCCCAAATTTTAGACGACGCACCCTATCAAGAAGGCGTGAAATACACTTATGGGCAAAGATTGCGATCGCACTTCGGGCGCGATCAAATTGAACAAGTTATTCAAAAACTCATTGCAGATATTGACTCAGCTAGAGCCGTGATGTCTCTATGGGATGTAGAAGATCATGAAGATAATAGTAGTCCCCCGTGTCTAAATCACATTTGGGTAAGAATTGTTGAAAATGAACTTGCTTTAACCGCAACTTTTCGCAGTAATGATATGTTTTCCGCATGGGCTGCAAATGCAATGGGCTTAAGAGCTTTACAACAACACATTCGTAACGAAATCGCTCATCGTTCGGAACATAACTTACACATGGGACCCTTAATTACAATTAGTCAAAGTGCTCATATATATTCCGATTGCTGGGAAAATGCAGAGCAAGTTATTCAAACTCAATATCCTAAAATTTATCAACAAAGAGACTACACAGATCCTGCAGGTAGCTTTGTCATTAATATTCAAAATGACCAAATCGTTGTCGAACACATGACACCTGGAACCGGAGAAGTTGTTAACTGCTACTTTGGTAAATCAGCAACACAACTGTATCGACAAATTGCAGCAGCTTGTCCAGGATTACAAGTCGAACACGCAATGTATTTAGGAACCGAATTACAAAAAGCACAAATGGCTTTATCTTTACAACAAGACTATCAACAAGATAAACCTTTTATACTTGTTACCTCGTACAAGTAA